A genome region from Magnolia sinica isolate HGM2019 chromosome 8, MsV1, whole genome shotgun sequence includes the following:
- the LOC131253845 gene encoding UDP-glycosyltransferase 76B1-like: protein MARSKERPRQHRKPTHLVLFPCPLQGHITPMLQLATILHSKGFSITIVHTQFNSPNPSNYPNFNFEHISDGLSADQAQKYDVMALVALLNINCHDPFSDWMARMLSEQDPRDMIACIVSDALMHFTQSVADHLKIPRIILRASSATSFVTCAAFPLLREKGYLPIQDPESETPVSELPPLRIKDLPNISTDDSDTLYQLVAHMNNETRNSSGLIYNSFDYIEETALAKIRQDFPIPFFPIGPLHKYSSGSSSSLLPHDQSCMVWLDKQVAGSVIYVSFGSLASMEKEELVEIAWGLANSGQPFLWVVRPGLVRGSAMAEMPDGFEEQTRERGLIVKWAPQQEVLAHPSVGCFWTHNGWNSTVESICEGVPMLCWPCFGDQKVNARLVSHVLKVGVQLENGLEREKIGWAIRRLMVEKEGEEMKKRIRKLKEKADRCLRKGGSSYESLDRLVNCILSFKRTTPGFSPTGSGSIPQTSSRGDWGESG, encoded by the exons ATGGCTAGATCAAAAGAGAGACCTAGGCAGCATAGGAAACCCACCCATTTAGTGCTTTTCCCATGCCCATTACAAGGCCACATAACTCCCATGCTTCAGCTGGCCACAATCCTACACTCCAAAGGATTCTCAATCACCATCgtccacactcaattcaactctCCAAATCCATCCAACTATCCAAACTTCAATTTTGAGCACATATCTGATGGCTTATCGGCAGATCAGGCACAGAAATACGACGTCATGGCCTTAGTCGCGCTCCTTAACATCAATTGCCATGATCCATTTAGTGATTGGATGGCTCGGATGCTCTCGGAGCAAGATCCACGTGATATGATTGCATGCATTGTTTCCGACGCTCTCATGCACTTCACACAGTCCGTAGCGGACCACTTGAAGATCCCAAGAATCATTCTACGGGCGAGCAGTGCCACATCCTTTGTCACGTGCGCTGCCTTCCCACTGCTCCGTGAGAAAGGCTATCTTCCCATACAAG ATCCTGAATCAGAGACGCCAGTGTCTGAACTCCCACCGCTCAGAATCAAAGACCTACCGAACATCAGCACCGACGACTCAGACACATTGTACcaacttgtggcccacatgaacaaCGAAACAAGGAACTCTTCAGGGCTCATCTACAACTCCTTCGACTACATTGAAGAAACCGCATTGGCAAAAATCCGTCAAGACTTCCCGATACCATTCTTTCCGATCGGCCCGCTTCATAAGTACTCATCAGGATCGTCCAGCAGTTTGCTCCCACATGATCAAAGCTGCATGGTCTGGCTGGACAAGCAGGTAGCAGGGTCTGTCATCTATGTCAGCTTCGGAAGCTTAGCTTCCATGGAGAAAGAAGAGTTAGTGGAGATTGCATGGGGGCTAGCCAATAGTGGCCAGCCCTTCTTGTGGGTGGTTCGACCCGGATTGGTCCGTGGGTCAGCAATGGCCGAAATGCCAGATGGGTTCGAAGAGCAGACACGGGAGAGGGGCTTGAtcgtcaagtgggccccacagcaagaGGTCCTGGCCCACCCTAGTGTGGGATGTTTCTGGACACACAATGGTTGGAATTCAACGGTGGAGAGTATATGTGAAGGGGTGCCTATGCTATGTTGGCCTTGTTTTGGGGATCAAAAGGTGAATGCTAGGCTTGTAAGCCATGTATTGAAAGTGGGTGTGCAACTAGAGAATGGGCTTGAGAGAGAAAAGATAGGGTGGGCCATAAGAAGATTAATggttgagaaggaaggagaggagaTGAAGAAAAGGATAAGGAAACTGAAAGAAAAGGCTGACCGTTGTTTAAGGAAAGGGGGTTCTTCCTATGAGTCATTAGATAGGTTAGTAAATTGTATCCTATCATTTAAACGCACGACTCCTGGATTCAGTCCTACTGGATCTGGTTCAATACCACAAACCTCCTCGAGGGGCGACTGGGGTGAGTCGGGCTGA